The Agromyces sp. G08B096 DNA window GGCATGGACGGGCTGATGCCCATCGCGCTCGCCCGCGGCATGGAGCACATCCGCGGTGTCGCCGCAGGCCTCACGCCGGTCCGCACGGGACAGCTCGTCGGGTCCGCCTCGGTCACCGTCGATGGTGACGAGGCGCAGCTGTTCTACCCGGGCCCGTACGCCCGCCGACAGCACTACGAGCTCGACTGGCGGCACACGAAGGGCCAGGCGCTGTACCTCGAGCAGCCGATGCGCACCGAGGCCGACACGGCTCTCGGCATCGTCTCCGACACGCTCGGGGGTGCGTTCCAATGAGCAACACCACCGTCCTCGCCACAGGTCTCGCGGAGGTGCTCGCGAGCGCCGGAATCGGGCTCACCTGGAACCCCACAGGCACGTACCCGGCCGGGCAGACGGGCATCTTCATGAAGATCATGCCGCAGTCGCCCGACCGGGTCGTCACCATCAACGTCGTCTGGGCCGGCGACGACATCACGATGCCTCGTGCGCAGCCGATGATCCAGATCCGCGGCCGTGGCCTCCCGAAGAAACCGCTCGACGTCGACGACCTTCTCGACCCGATCGTCGATGTCCTTCACGGCCGCACGAACCTGCCGCTCGGTGGGCTCATGGTCGTGCAGATCAACCGTCGCGTGTCCGCCCCGCTCGGCGCTGACGAGAACGGCCGTTGGGAGCGCGTGGACCAGTACTACGCCGACGTCGACGTCCCGCCCACGATCAACCGCCCCGAAGGCGGTAGCTGGTAGCCGCCAGCGCTTCGCCCCCAAGGCTCATGCCGCGGGGCTCACACCCCGATCAGCCTGAGGAGGCTCATCATGCCCACCGCTCTTGCACGCCGTTTCAAGGTCGATGTTTCGACTGACGGCACCACTTGGCTCACCCTCAAGGGGATCAACGACCTGAACCCTGCGATCTCTCCCACCCTTGTTGGTGCGGACGACTACGACTCGAACGGGTTCGCCTCGTTCGAGAAGACCCTGCAGGGCTGGGTCCTCACGGCCAAGGCGCTGCGGAAGACGAACGCCGGCGTCTTCGACCCCGCCCAGGAACTCGTCCGCGGCCGACAGCTGAGCTTCGGAGACACGGCCCGTGTCTACGTCCGCTGGTACGACCGCAACGGCGCACCGGAGGCGTACCAGGGTCTCGCGATCGTCGGATGGGCGCCGTCGAAGACGGGTGTCGCGGACCTCGACGAGGTCACGATCACCCTCACCGGCGACGGCATCCTCACCCAGATCGCGAACCCGTACAACGCGGCCGCTGTGCCCGTGATCCTCGGTGCCAGCCCGTCGGGCGTCGCCGCGGGCGGCATCGTCAACATCTCCGGCACCGGCTTCGCGGGTGTCAACGGTGCGGCGTCGGTCAAGTTCGGCGCGACGAACGCGACGAGCTACATCGTCGTGTCCGACAACACCATCGTCGCCGTCATGCCTGCTGGCTCCGCTGGTGCCGCGAACATCACCGTCGTGAACAGCGCCGGCACGTCGACCGCGTTCAGCTACACGCGCGGCGCGTAATCCCCAAGCCCCCGGGCGCCCGTATGGGGATGCGGGCGCCCGGGCTCATCCCCACAGAAAGGTCCCCCAGATCATGACGCAGCTTCGCGAGTACACCGAGTTCTCCGACGGCCCCCTGCAGTTCCCGATCCGAGGGAAGGTGTACACCGCCCCGGAGATCGACATCCCGACCGGCATGCGCCTCAACGGGATCGTCGAAGGTACCGCTGACCAGGACATGAACTCCGTCGAGCTCGGACAGCTCATCCTCGGCCCCGTGTGGGACGAGATGATCGCCGACGGTGTCCCCCTCGCCGCAGCCACGCGGGCCGTGTCCGTCGCGATGGCCGACTTCCTCTACGGGCGCGAGTACGCGCAGGCGTACTGGGAGACCGGCAACGACCCAAAAGCGCTGGAGAAGCGCCTGGCACCGAACAGGGCCTCGAGGCGATCGACAAGTACGGGTGGGGCGAGAAAGACCCGCTGACCGGACTGTACGAGGGTTACGACCTTCCCCAAGGCCTGTCGAAGCCGCCCGGCAACCCGATCTCGCTGAGAGCCGTCGTGGAGCAGTGGGCGCTCGTGGAGTTCTCGTTCCACCAGATCCTCGGCGTCGACCTTGAGGACGTGTGGCGGCGGAAGTCGTGGCGCTGGTTCGAGACCCGGGTCCGCGGTCTCCTCTCCATCGACTCCCCACTCGCCCGCTTCTTCGCGCCCGACGAGCAGGCGCCACCACAGCCGGAGGTGAACGATGGCGGGTGACGGACCCACGACCGCAGGTTCCATCGTCGGCAAGCTGAAGATGGACCGGTCGGACTGGCTCGCCGGTGTGGCAGCCACGACGGCCGAAGCGCGAGCGCTCGGTTCCCTCGATCCAACGATCGACATCGACACGAACGCTCGAGACGTCATCCGCGAGCTCGACGACACGGCACAGTCCGTCGGCGTCGTCACCGAGCGGCACCGCACTCTCGGCAGCGTGGTGCAACGCACCACCGACGACACGATCAAGTTCAACGACGCGAACCGTACGTCGTTCACCCGCATGGGCATGATCGCGTCCGCTGTGGCGCTGCTCGTCCCCCTCCTTGGGCCCCTCGGCGCTGGCATCATCGGCGTCGGGTCCGCGTTCCTCGGCATGGGTGTCGCCGGCGTCCTCGCCCTCGTCGGCATCCACCAGCAGATGGAGCAGGGCACCGAACTCGGCCGCCAGTACTCCACCGGCGTCGGCCAGATGAAGTCGATGTTCTCGCAGCTGTCCGCGACGGCTGCCGTGAGCATGCTGACCT harbors:
- a CDS encoding minor capsid protein, giving the protein MSNTTVLATGLAEVLASAGIGLTWNPTGTYPAGQTGIFMKIMPQSPDRVVTINVVWAGDDITMPRAQPMIQIRGRGLPKKPLDVDDLLDPIVDVLHGRTNLPLGGLMVVQINRRVSAPLGADENGRWERVDQYYADVDVPPTINRPEGGSW
- a CDS encoding IPT/TIG domain-containing protein, whose protein sequence is MPTALARRFKVDVSTDGTTWLTLKGINDLNPAISPTLVGADDYDSNGFASFEKTLQGWVLTAKALRKTNAGVFDPAQELVRGRQLSFGDTARVYVRWYDRNGAPEAYQGLAIVGWAPSKTGVADLDEVTITLTGDGILTQIANPYNAAAVPVILGASPSGVAAGGIVNISGTGFAGVNGAASVKFGATNATSYIVVSDNTIVAVMPAGSAGAANITVVNSAGTSTAFSYTRGA